A region of Haloplanus sp. XH21 DNA encodes the following proteins:
- a CDS encoding universal stress protein gives MTLVVVPVRYPLTRHSRATLSEAVRIAEERDADLTVLHVDLYQEGREVTRTDLKRSVEREFGTIDRARYVVRRGFLVEETILDEVAAEDADAVVIGSKQVSRWRRTFRRFLDDPDIDTFLREKLDCDVITVNTS, from the coding sequence ATGACGCTGGTGGTCGTCCCGGTCCGATACCCGCTCACGAGACATTCCCGGGCGACGCTCTCCGAGGCGGTCCGTATCGCGGAGGAACGAGACGCCGATCTGACCGTTCTTCACGTCGACCTCTATCAGGAGGGGCGGGAGGTCACGCGGACCGATCTGAAGCGGTCGGTCGAACGCGAGTTCGGCACCATCGACCGCGCGCGCTACGTCGTCCGGCGGGGCTTTCTCGTCGAGGAGACCATCCTCGACGAGGTGGCGGCCGAGGACGCCGACGCGGTCGTCATCGGCTCGAAACAGGTCAGCCGGTGGCGACGCACGTTCCGCCGGTTTCTCGACGATCCCGACATCGACACCTTCCTGCGAGAGAAACTCGACTGTGACGTGATTACGGTCAACACGTCCTGA
- a CDS encoding dodecin, translated as MVFKKITLIGRSEESFDDAADDAIDRATETLDNVKWVEVEELGVEVAGVEDREYQAEVVVAFELED; from the coding sequence ATGGTATTCAAGAAGATCACCCTGATCGGACGGAGCGAGGAGAGTTTCGACGACGCGGCCGACGACGCCATCGACCGGGCCACCGAGACGCTCGACAACGTGAAATGGGTCGAAGTCGAGGAGCTCGGCGTCGAGGTCGCGGGCGTCGAGGACCGCGAGTATCAGGCCGAAGTCGTGGTGGCGTTCGAACTCGAGGACTAG
- a CDS encoding DUF2238 domain-containing protein has protein sequence MRLREYLGVSERRQRQLTRVMQLLLVGLVFIGLERGNPGIVINATIGFGVTHLPAVLERDYHIPMDSALTLWITVAVFLHALGTAGLPGASTNLYRSVWWWDHMTHTLSSTIVAAAGYATARAIELHSDAVSLPERFMFVFILLFVLAFGVFWEVIEFGVTLIASASGSQSILVQYGLDDTMLDLLFDTLGGIIVAVWGTAHLTDVVGALSERFGRTDA, from the coding sequence ATGCGCCTGCGCGAGTACCTCGGGGTGAGCGAGCGCCGGCAACGACAGCTCACCCGCGTGATGCAACTTCTGCTCGTCGGCCTGGTCTTCATCGGTCTCGAGCGCGGCAATCCCGGCATCGTCATCAACGCGACCATCGGGTTCGGGGTGACACACCTCCCTGCGGTCCTCGAACGCGACTACCACATTCCCATGGATTCGGCGCTGACGCTGTGGATCACGGTCGCCGTCTTCCTTCACGCTCTCGGGACGGCCGGGCTCCCCGGCGCGTCGACCAACCTCTACCGGAGCGTCTGGTGGTGGGACCACATGACACACACCCTGTCGTCGACCATCGTCGCCGCCGCGGGGTACGCCACGGCCCGCGCCATCGAACTCCACTCAGACGCCGTCTCGCTCCCCGAACGGTTCATGTTCGTGTTCATCCTGCTGTTCGTCCTCGCGTTCGGCGTGTTCTGGGAGGTCATCGAGTTCGGTGTCACGCTCATCGCTTCGGCTTCGGGATCTCAGAGTATTCTCGTCCAGTACGGCCTCGACGACACGATGCTCGACCTGCTGTTCGATACGCTCGGTGGGATCATCGTCGCGGTGTGGGGGACGGCCCACCTGACCGACGTGGTCGGTGCGCTCTCGGAGCGCTTCGGCCGCACGGACGCGTAG
- a CDS encoding PGF-CTERM sorting domain-containing protein encodes MSQLPGRYRRAVTAIGFACLGLALISGMTVAVSGLAVTSLTNSEAQAGQTTTHTLEYQANEISADGETDVLFVEFPNAYAGNLSFSSAEFRNRTSDATVPVSSSTSIVDGPDDDGVRDTLRTGVSKDADYPTDDITATYEFSLTHPPVEETTSYDLRLVANDSSTGTSETTATDAITVVAGDDATATATATAEPTATTTATQTETETATASPTATEAMTDTATEAETTSGDGPGFGVIAAAGALLAIGLLARRD; translated from the coding sequence ATGTCACAGCTTCCTGGCCGCTATCGTCGAGCAGTCACTGCCATCGGGTTCGCCTGTCTCGGTCTCGCGCTCATCAGCGGGATGACCGTCGCCGTGAGCGGGCTTGCGGTCACCTCGCTCACCAACAGCGAGGCCCAGGCCGGACAGACGACGACCCACACGCTGGAGTATCAGGCCAACGAGATCAGTGCCGACGGCGAGACCGACGTGCTGTTCGTCGAGTTCCCGAACGCCTACGCCGGGAACCTCTCGTTTTCGTCCGCCGAGTTCCGTAATCGAACCAGCGACGCGACGGTCCCCGTGAGTTCGAGTACGAGCATCGTCGACGGTCCGGACGACGACGGGGTCCGTGACACGCTCCGAACCGGGGTCAGCAAGGACGCCGACTATCCGACCGACGACATCACCGCCACCTACGAGTTCAGCTTGACTCACCCGCCGGTCGAGGAGACGACGTCCTACGACCTGCGGCTCGTGGCGAACGACTCCTCGACGGGGACGAGCGAGACGACGGCCACCGACGCGATAACCGTCGTGGCCGGTGACGATGCGACGGCGACCGCGACCGCGACGGCGGAGCCGACCGCAACCACGACGGCAACGCAGACGGAGACCGAAACGGCAACGGCATCGCCGACGGCGACGGAAGCGATGACGGACACCGCGACCGAGGCAGAGACCACGTCGGGTGATGGACCCGGGTTCGGCGTCATCGCCGCGGCCGGAGCGCTGCTGGCTATCGGACTGCTGGCCCGACGCGACTAA
- a CDS encoding replication factor C large subunit has product MSDWTEKYRPSTLSEVRGNDKARDALAEWAKTWDDHREAVVIHGSPGVGKTSAAHALAADMGWETVELNASDQRTADVIERFAGRASKNTTLAGSTEGDGGGRQLVILDEADNMHGNYDRGGASALTRVVKDAGQPIVLLANDFYEMSRGLRNACQEIEFRDVSARSIVPVLRDICRREGIEFDADALDRIAEVNDGDLRSAVNDLQAAAEGGQRLTVDDVATSDRDRSLDVFPFLDAVLKEESAEEAIQSAYRVDETPDDLTKWVAENVTKVYEGQELARAYDHLADADRWLGRVRASQEYGYWRYATDALAGGVAASRDGSKGGWTRFNRPQFWPSSDSTADEVVRKVAESGGFSMATTRREVLPFLAAMTHHCKPRELTVAMAAYYDFDEAAVSFVTGSGETTNKVESIVADAQELRESAMEAHSEAFGGGRASAETAEPTDDADSEADVEADTADDTGTAAEADADDDDGQAGLSDFM; this is encoded by the coding sequence ATGAGCGACTGGACGGAGAAATACCGCCCATCGACGCTGTCGGAAGTCCGCGGGAACGACAAGGCCCGCGACGCCCTGGCCGAGTGGGCGAAGACCTGGGACGACCACCGCGAGGCGGTCGTCATCCACGGCAGTCCGGGCGTCGGCAAGACGTCCGCGGCCCACGCGCTAGCGGCCGACATGGGGTGGGAGACGGTCGAACTCAACGCCTCCGATCAGCGCACGGCAGACGTCATCGAGCGGTTCGCGGGCCGGGCGTCGAAAAACACGACGCTCGCCGGATCGACGGAGGGCGACGGCGGTGGGCGCCAACTCGTCATCCTCGACGAGGCGGACAACATGCACGGCAACTACGACCGCGGCGGGGCGAGCGCGCTCACGCGCGTCGTGAAAGACGCCGGCCAGCCCATCGTCCTCCTCGCCAACGACTTCTACGAGATGAGTCGCGGGTTGCGAAACGCCTGCCAGGAGATCGAGTTCCGCGACGTCTCCGCGCGCTCCATCGTCCCCGTGCTCCGGGACATCTGCCGACGCGAGGGCATTGAGTTCGACGCCGACGCCCTCGACCGCATCGCCGAGGTGAACGATGGCGACCTCCGCTCGGCGGTCAACGACCTCCAGGCGGCCGCCGAGGGCGGCCAACGGCTGACCGTCGACGACGTGGCGACCAGCGACCGCGACCGCAGCCTCGACGTCTTCCCCTTCCTCGACGCGGTACTGAAAGAGGAGTCGGCCGAGGAGGCGATCCAGTCGGCCTACCGCGTCGACGAGACGCCCGACGACCTGACGAAGTGGGTCGCGGAGAACGTCACCAAGGTGTACGAGGGGCAGGAACTCGCCCGGGCGTACGACCATCTCGCCGACGCCGACCGGTGGCTCGGCCGCGTGCGCGCCAGCCAGGAGTACGGCTACTGGCGCTACGCGACCGACGCCCTCGCGGGGGGGGTGGCGGCGTCGCGCGACGGGTCGAAGGGCGGGTGGACGCGGTTCAACCGCCCGCAGTTCTGGCCGTCGTCGGATTCGACCGCCGACGAAGTGGTGCGCAAGGTGGCCGAGAGTGGCGGGTTCAGCATGGCGACCACCCGCCGGGAGGTGCTGCCCTTCCTCGCGGCGATGACCCACCACTGCAAGCCCCGCGAACTGACGGTGGCGATGGCCGCCTACTACGACTTCGACGAGGCGGCGGTGTCGTTCGTCACGGGGAGCGGCGAGACGACGAACAAGGTGGAGTCCATCGTCGCCGACGCCCAGGAGTTGCGCGAGTCCGCGATGGAGGCTCACTCGGAGGCCTTCGGTGGGGGGCGGGCGAGCGCGGAGACGGCGGAGCCGACCGATGACGCCGACAGTGAGGCCGATGTCGAGGCGGACACCGCTGACGACACCGGCACGGCAGCCGAGGCCGACGCCGACGATGACGACGGACAGGCCGGCCTCTCGGATTTCATGTAA
- a CDS encoding zinc-dependent alcohol dehydrogenase family protein produces MRAAVLREHGEPLEITDVDRPDPAPHGVVVAVEACGICRSDWHAWQGHGEWVGDRVVDGQILGHEPAGRVVDVGDRVDTLTEGDRVAVPFNLGDGSCPQCLSGHGNVCEDGLALGFQTEAQGAFAEEVHVPHADYNAMALPDSVSARDMAALGCRFMTAFHALTARGEVGAGDWVAVHGCGGVGLSTVHIADALGARVVAVDIRDAALDLATDLGADAVVSADGREPQAVTADVRSATDGGAHVSVDALGIAETCRNSVFSLRRRGTHVQVGLTTDEERGEVSLPVERMAMIEADFRGARGMPPTRYDELLRLLESRAIEPGRIVRREVALEDVPERLAAMTDYETTGVEVVTEF; encoded by the coding sequence ATGCGCGCTGCAGTCCTCCGGGAGCACGGCGAACCGCTGGAAATCACCGATGTCGATCGTCCCGATCCCGCGCCTCACGGCGTCGTCGTCGCCGTCGAGGCGTGTGGCATCTGCCGGAGCGACTGGCACGCCTGGCAGGGCCACGGCGAGTGGGTCGGCGACCGCGTCGTCGACGGACAGATCCTTGGCCACGAACCGGCCGGGCGCGTCGTCGATGTCGGCGACCGGGTCGACACGCTCACCGAGGGGGACCGCGTCGCCGTCCCGTTCAACCTCGGCGACGGCTCGTGTCCCCAATGCCTGAGCGGCCACGGCAACGTCTGCGAGGACGGCCTCGCCCTCGGCTTCCAGACCGAGGCCCAGGGCGCGTTCGCCGAGGAAGTCCACGTTCCCCACGCCGACTACAACGCGATGGCCCTCCCCGACAGCGTCTCGGCGCGGGACATGGCGGCGCTCGGCTGTCGGTTCATGACCGCCTTCCACGCGCTGACCGCACGTGGGGAGGTCGGCGCCGGCGACTGGGTCGCCGTCCACGGCTGTGGCGGGGTCGGTCTCTCGACGGTTCACATCGCCGACGCCCTCGGTGCGCGCGTCGTCGCGGTCGACATCCGCGACGCGGCGCTGGATCTGGCGACCGACCTCGGCGCCGACGCGGTGGTGAGCGCCGACGGTCGTGAGCCGCAGGCGGTCACCGCGGACGTGCGCAGCGCGACCGACGGCGGCGCACACGTCTCGGTCGACGCGCTAGGGATCGCGGAGACCTGTCGCAACTCGGTGTTCTCCCTCCGTCGCCGTGGAACGCACGTCCAGGTCGGCTTGACGACCGACGAGGAGCGCGGCGAGGTGTCGCTCCCGGTCGAACGAATGGCGATGATCGAGGCGGACTTCCGAGGCGCCCGTGGAATGCCCCCGACGCGATACGACGAACTCCTCCGTCTGCTGGAGTCGAGAGCGATCGAACCCGGACGGATCGTCCGCCGCGAGGTGGCTCTCGAGGACGTGCCCGAGCGGTTGGCGGCGATGACGGACTACGAGACGACGGGCGTCGAAGTCGTCACCGAGTTCTGA
- a CDS encoding COX15/CtaA family protein, giving the protein MRRSKVREAITFSRFAAFTTGLTLSLVMLGIYTAATGSGLACSAQWPLCDNGLLPQTIPSFVEWFHRLVAMVTGWFILGTAVWSWRRTDRRAKVTATLAVVLLPLQISIGAVTVTLNGLLPSGYSAPTQGAHLVVALAIFSLLVWTTLSARPETSPSLGGVQRALSIALGALGVAALTSRVVTSIPYSPAAQAVFYGAALIAVAALLAATRWLADSAVSWLRFATGSALALLFVGMLLGRDLVFYTPTVRLFNAAVFLLAGGAVVVASVLSRRAHTDGTTGSTVRTR; this is encoded by the coding sequence ATGCGCCGTTCGAAGGTCCGAGAGGCGATCACGTTCTCGCGATTCGCCGCGTTCACAACGGGCCTGACGCTCTCGCTCGTCATGCTCGGTATCTACACCGCCGCCACGGGGTCCGGACTGGCCTGTTCGGCCCAGTGGCCGCTCTGTGACAACGGGCTCCTGCCCCAGACGATCCCGAGTTTCGTCGAGTGGTTCCACCGCCTGGTCGCGATGGTGACCGGGTGGTTCATCCTCGGGACCGCGGTCTGGTCGTGGCGCCGAACCGACCGGCGTGCCAAAGTCACGGCGACGCTCGCGGTCGTACTCCTGCCACTCCAGATCAGTATCGGTGCCGTGACGGTGACGCTGAACGGGCTCCTCCCGTCGGGGTACTCCGCCCCGACGCAGGGGGCACATCTCGTGGTCGCGCTCGCGATCTTCTCTCTGCTCGTGTGGACGACGCTCTCGGCGCGGCCGGAGACGTCGCCGTCCCTGGGAGGGGTCCAGCGGGCCCTCTCGATCGCGCTCGGCGCGCTCGGCGTGGCCGCACTCACTAGTCGCGTCGTCACGTCGATTCCGTACTCGCCGGCCGCACAGGCCGTCTTCTACGGCGCGGCACTCATCGCCGTCGCGGCGCTCCTGGCGGCGACGCGGTGGCTCGCCGACTCGGCCGTCTCGTGGCTCCGGTTCGCGACCGGTAGCGCCCTCGCTTTGCTGTTCGTCGGGATGCTCCTCGGCCGTGACCTCGTCTTCTACACGCCGACCGTTCGCCTGTTCAACGCCGCTGTCTTCCTTCTGGCGGGGGGCGCCGTCGTCGTCGCGTCGGTGCTCTCCCGGCGGGCACACACCGACGGAACGACGGGGTCGACCGTCAGAACTCGGTGA
- a CDS encoding NADP-dependent malic enzyme, giving the protein MGLDDDAREYHRQDPPGKIEISTTKPTNTQRDLSLAYSPGVAAPCSDIHEDESLAYEYTSKGNLVGVISNGSAVLGLGDIGAQASKPVMEGKGVLFKRFADIDVFDIELDFDDPADIIKSTRAMEPTFGGINLEDIKAPDCFEIEERLREEMDIPVFHDDQHGTAIITGAGLVNAADILDKELDDLEVTISGAGASAIATGNFYASLGVPRENITMCDSTGVITTERADAGELNEYKAQFAQDRPAGDLADAMEGADVLVGLSVGGIVDQEMVRSMADNPIIFAMANPEPEIDYYEAKEARDDTVIVGTGRSDFPNQVNNVLGFPFIFRGALDVRATEINEEMKVAAARALADLARKDVPDAVVKAYGDQPLQFGPEYILPKPVDPRVMFEVAPAVAQAAVDSGAARKSIDLDAYREELEARLGKSREMMRVVLNKAKSEPKRVVLAEGTDEKMIRAAYQITEQAIAQPVLIGDRDAIWETMDDLGLDFEPEIVDPGADELDAYADRLYEIRKRKGVTEREARELVRDGNFLGSVMVEMGDADALLTGLTHHYPSALRPPLQVIGTAEDAEYAAGVYMLTFRNRVIFVADATVNQDPGAAELAEIGRHTGELARRFNVEPRAAMLSYSNFGSVDNEGTRKPREAARMLREDPSVDFPVDGEMQADTAVVEDILQGTYDFAELDDPANVLIFPNLEAGNIGYKLLQRLGGADAIGPMLVGMDKPVHVLQRGDEVKDIVNLAGVAVVDAQEREN; this is encoded by the coding sequence ATGGGACTTGACGACGACGCCAGGGAGTATCACCGACAGGACCCTCCCGGGAAAATAGAGATTTCGACGACGAAACCGACGAACACCCAGCGTGACCTGAGCCTGGCGTACTCGCCCGGCGTGGCCGCTCCGTGCTCCGACATCCACGAGGACGAGTCGCTCGCCTACGAGTACACGTCGAAGGGGAACCTCGTCGGCGTCATCTCGAACGGGTCGGCCGTGCTCGGCCTCGGCGACATCGGCGCGCAGGCGTCGAAGCCGGTCATGGAGGGGAAAGGCGTCCTCTTCAAGCGCTTCGCCGACATCGACGTCTTCGACATCGAACTCGACTTCGACGACCCGGCGGACATCATCAAGTCGACGCGGGCCATGGAGCCGACCTTCGGCGGGATCAACCTGGAAGACATCAAGGCGCCCGACTGCTTCGAGATCGAGGAGCGCCTCCGCGAGGAGATGGACATCCCCGTCTTCCACGACGACCAGCACGGCACCGCCATCATCACGGGGGCGGGACTCGTCAACGCCGCTGATATCCTCGACAAGGAACTCGACGACCTGGAGGTCACCATCTCCGGTGCCGGCGCGAGTGCCATCGCCACCGGCAACTTCTACGCCTCGCTCGGCGTCCCCCGCGAGAACATCACGATGTGTGACTCCACGGGGGTCATCACGACCGAGCGCGCGGACGCGGGCGAGCTCAACGAGTACAAGGCGCAGTTCGCCCAGGACCGCCCCGCGGGCGATCTGGCCGACGCGATGGAGGGCGCCGACGTGCTGGTGGGTCTCTCGGTGGGCGGGATCGTCGATCAGGAGATGGTGCGGTCGATGGCCGACAACCCCATCATCTTCGCGATGGCCAACCCCGAACCCGAGATCGACTACTACGAGGCCAAGGAGGCCCGCGACGACACCGTCATCGTCGGCACGGGCCGCTCCGACTTCCCGAATCAGGTCAACAACGTCCTCGGCTTCCCCTTCATCTTCCGCGGCGCGCTCGACGTGCGCGCCACCGAGATCAACGAGGAAATGAAAGTCGCCGCCGCCCGTGCGCTGGCCGACCTGGCGCGCAAGGACGTCCCCGACGCCGTCGTGAAGGCGTACGGCGACCAGCCGCTCCAGTTCGGGCCGGAGTACATCCTCCCCAAGCCAGTCGACCCGCGCGTGATGTTCGAGGTGGCCCCCGCCGTCGCGCAGGCGGCGGTCGACAGCGGGGCGGCGCGGAAATCGATCGACCTCGACGCATACCGCGAGGAGCTGGAGGCCCGCCTCGGCAAGTCCCGAGAGATGATGCGGGTCGTGCTCAACAAGGCCAAAAGCGAGCCGAAGCGGGTCGTCCTCGCGGAAGGGACCGACGAGAAGATGATCCGCGCCGCCTACCAGATCACCGAACAGGCCATCGCCCAGCCGGTGTTGATCGGCGACCGCGACGCCATCTGGGAGACGATGGACGACCTCGGCCTCGATTTCGAGCCGGAAATCGTCGATCCCGGCGCGGACGAACTCGACGCGTACGCCGACCGCCTGTACGAGATCCGCAAGCGCAAGGGCGTCACGGAGCGGGAAGCGCGCGAACTCGTCCGCGACGGCAACTTCCTCGGGAGCGTGATGGTGGAGATGGGCGACGCGGACGCCCTGTTGACTGGGCTGACCCACCACTACCCCTCGGCGCTCCGGCCGCCGCTACAGGTCATCGGCACGGCCGAGGACGCCGAGTACGCGGCCGGCGTCTACATGCTCACCTTCCGCAACCGGGTGATCTTCGTCGCCGACGCGACGGTCAATCAGGATCCGGGCGCGGCCGAACTGGCCGAGATCGGCCGGCACACGGGCGAGTTGGCCCGGCGGTTCAACGTCGAACCGCGCGCGGCGATGCTGTCCTATTCGAACTTCGGGAGCGTCGACAACGAGGGTACGCGCAAACCCCGTGAGGCCGCGCGGATGCTCCGGGAAGACCCCAGCGTCGACTTCCCCGTCGACGGCGAGATGCAAGCCGACACCGCCGTCGTCGAGGACATCCTCCAGGGCACGTACGACTTCGCCGAACTCGACGACCCCGCGAACGTGCTCATCTTCCCGAACCTGGAGGCCGGAAACATCGGCTACAAACTCCTCCAGCGTCTCGGCGGTGCCGACGCCATCGGGCCCATGCTCGTCGGGATGGACAAACCCGTCCACGTCCTCCAGCGCGGCGACGAAGTCAAGGATATCGTCAACCTCGCCGGCGTCGCCGTCGTCGACGCGCAGGAGCGCGAAAACTAG
- a CDS encoding universal stress protein — MYDAILVPTDGSEGVDRTLEHALEMARNHDATVHALYVIDRRFELAADEDRDDLIERLRDRGETAVAAVADAAADAGVDVVTDVREGIPYKAILQYADEAGVDVITMGTHGRTGRDRLAHLGSVTERIVENATVPVFVVNIGEE; from the coding sequence ATGTACGACGCGATACTCGTTCCGACGGACGGGAGCGAAGGGGTCGACCGCACGCTCGAACACGCGCTGGAGATGGCCCGGAACCACGACGCGACGGTCCACGCGCTGTACGTCATCGACCGCCGCTTCGAACTCGCGGCCGACGAGGACCGCGACGACCTGATCGAGCGACTGCGTGACCGTGGTGAGACGGCCGTCGCCGCCGTCGCCGACGCGGCCGCCGACGCCGGCGTCGACGTCGTGACCGACGTACGCGAGGGAATCCCCTACAAGGCCATCCTCCAATACGCCGACGAGGCAGGGGTAGACGTCATCACGATGGGCACCCACGGACGGACCGGTCGGGACCGCCTCGCACATCTCGGCAGCGTCACCGAGCGCATCGTCGAGAACGCGACAGTGCCGGTGTTCGTCGTCAATATCGGCGAAGAGTAA
- a CDS encoding DUF7563 family protein, with translation MPSCQNCGSFVTDDYVRVFAPTGMTQPRVCPNCEDLVRDGADVRQARARRT, from the coding sequence ATGCCGAGCTGTCAGAACTGTGGTTCGTTCGTTACCGACGACTACGTCCGTGTGTTCGCGCCGACCGGAATGACCCAGCCCCGCGTCTGCCCGAACTGTGAGGATCTGGTGCGCGACGGTGCCGACGTGAGGCAGGCGCGCGCGAGACGCACCTGA
- a CDS encoding DUF6517 family protein, which translates to MPTRRGVTASAVGLLTMTAGCGFITGSESLSFSASPATVTDQAISETGYEEVTVTDQVVTREFSVAGQTREVEVTNQLAQYERQVDLGPLGSERAAVFVAFTSPQVEIATESFNPIADMSEREVLQQFESQYESISVGDAVGERTVTIVDQSATVTKFEGTATLAGAEVDVYLHAATVQHESDYVVTVAIYPQQLSDEEENVVTLLEGLEHATSE; encoded by the coding sequence ATGCCAACACGTCGCGGCGTGACCGCCAGCGCGGTCGGACTCCTGACGATGACCGCTGGCTGCGGGTTCATCACGGGCAGCGAATCGCTCAGTTTCAGCGCCTCGCCGGCGACCGTCACCGACCAGGCCATCTCCGAGACCGGCTACGAGGAGGTCACCGTCACCGATCAGGTCGTCACCCGCGAGTTCAGCGTCGCGGGCCAGACTCGGGAAGTCGAAGTGACGAACCAGCTCGCCCAGTACGAGCGACAGGTCGATCTGGGTCCGCTGGGTTCGGAGCGGGCGGCCGTCTTCGTCGCGTTCACCAGCCCACAGGTGGAAATCGCGACGGAGTCGTTCAACCCCATCGCCGACATGTCCGAACGGGAAGTCCTGCAGCAGTTCGAATCGCAGTACGAGAGCATCAGCGTCGGCGACGCCGTCGGCGAACGGACGGTGACCATCGTCGACCAGTCGGCGACCGTCACGAAGTTCGAAGGGACGGCCACGCTCGCCGGCGCCGAGGTCGACGTCTACCTTCACGCCGCGACCGTGCAGCACGAGAGCGACTACGTCGTCACCGTGGCCATCTACCCGCAGCAACTCTCGGACGAAGAGGAGAACGTGGTCACCCTGCTCGAAGGCCTGGAACACGCCACGAGCGAGTAA
- the dph5 gene encoding diphthine synthase, giving the protein MLTFVGLGLYDERSITVEGRDALRAADRAFAEFYTSRLVGTTVDELEAHHGVDIEMRDRAGVEQDPGPILDAAAEGDAVFLTAGDAMISTTHVDLRLRAIDRGVDTRVVHGVTAQSAASGLTGLQNYRFGKAVTLPFPRAHGGDDVPASVVESVEANKERGLHTLVYLDIKVDDGRGDDAGETYMTADVAAGLLAQEWPDALGVVVARAGSPDPVVDADRLSALATRDFGDPLHLLVLPGESHHVEADALRTLGGAPAALLD; this is encoded by the coding sequence GTGCTCACTTTCGTCGGTCTGGGTCTCTACGACGAACGCTCGATCACGGTCGAAGGACGCGACGCCCTCCGCGCCGCCGACCGTGCGTTCGCCGAGTTCTACACGAGTCGCCTCGTCGGCACCACCGTCGACGAACTCGAAGCCCACCACGGCGTCGACATCGAGATGCGTGACCGGGCGGGCGTCGAACAGGATCCCGGTCCCATCCTCGATGCCGCCGCCGAGGGCGACGCCGTCTTCCTGACTGCCGGCGACGCGATGATTTCGACGACGCACGTCGACCTCCGTCTGCGGGCCATCGACCGCGGCGTCGACACCCGAGTCGTCCACGGCGTCACCGCCCAGTCCGCCGCCTCGGGGCTCACCGGCCTCCAGAACTACCGCTTCGGCAAGGCGGTCACGCTCCCCTTCCCACGCGCCCACGGCGGCGACGACGTTCCAGCCTCCGTCGTCGAGTCCGTCGAGGCCAACAAGGAACGCGGCCTCCACACGCTGGTCTATCTGGACATCAAGGTCGACGATGGCCGCGGCGACGACGCCGGCGAGACGTACATGACGGCCGACGTGGCCGCCGGCCTCCTTGCCCAGGAGTGGCCCGACGCCCTCGGCGTCGTCGTCGCGCGCGCCGGGAGTCCCGATCCGGTCGTCGACGCCGACCGCCTGTCCGCGCTCGCGACCCGTGACTTCGGCGATCCGCTGCATCTGCTGGTGTTGCCCGGCGAGAGCCATCACGTCGAGGCCGACGCGCTCCGAACGCTCGGCGGTGCGCCGGCAGCCCTGCTCGACTAG